The Streptomyces kanamyceticus DNA segment CTTGCCGAGCGGCGGGCCGACGGGCGTACGCAGTCGTTGTTGTCGCTGGCTCCGCACGAGCACCTCGTGCCGATCGTGCGCAGGCACGGGATCGAGGAGCACTTCGTGCGGATCGACGGGCGGACCGACGATTCGCATGCGGGCAAGGCCGAGCGGATGGTGCGTCACCTGGACGCGCTCGGAGGGGCGGTCGCCGTGGAGCGGGTCGTCGTCGTGGGGGACGCCGTGGATGACGCCGTGGCCGCCGCTCACGTGGGGGCCAGGGCCGTTCTGTACACCGGGGGTTCGCACAGCAGGCGGAGCCTGGAGGTCGCCGGGGTGCCGGTGGTGGACAGTCTCGCGGAGGCCGTCGCGGAGGCGGAGCGGCTCGCGGCCTGACGCGATCCCCGCGAGTGGTTTCGGAGGACTCCGTTCACGCTCCGCACCGTTCTGCGTACGCTGTGGTGGGATCCTCGGCGGGATGAGCCTTGCGGGACGACGTGACGGGGGCGGTAGCGCATGGGTTTCGGCTTCGGGCAGCGGCGGGGCGGGCAACTGCCCGCCGAATTGACCTCGTTCGTCGGGCGAGTGGACGAACTGACGCAGGTGCGGGCGGCGTTCACGTATGCGCGGCTCGTCACGCTGGTCGGGCCCGGCGGGGTGGGCAAGAGCCGTACCGCGCTGCGGGCCGCCGCCGGGCTCGGGGAGCGGTTCCCCGATGGCGTGTGGCTGGCCGAGCTGTCCGCGTTGCGGGATCCGGAGCTGATCCCCGCCACGCTGGCCGCGGTGCTCGAACTGCCCGAGCAGTCGGGGATGGCGCCGCTGGACGCGGTGGTGGCCCATCTGCAGGGGCGGCGGCTGCTCATCGTGCTGGACACGTGTGAGCATCTGGTCGACGCCTGCGCGATGCTGTCGGACATCTTGCTGCGCGAGGCCGCGGACGTGTGTGTGCTCGCGACCAGTCGGCAGCCGTTGGACGTGCCGGGGGAGCACTGCTGTCCCGTGGCGCCGCTGGCGCCCGACGATGCCGTGGAGCTGTTCGCCCAGCGGGCGGCTTCCGTGGTGCCGGGCTTCGCGGTGCGCGAGGGGAACCGCGAGCAGCTGCTCGCGCTGACCCGGCGGCTCGACTGCATTCCGCTCGCCCTGGAACTGGCCGCCGTGCGGCTGCGGGCGGTGTCCATCGAGGAGCTGGTCGCGCGGCTCGACGACCGCTTCCAGGTGCTCACCGGAGGGCGGCGCACGGCGCTTTCGCGCCATCAGACCCTGCGTACGGCCATCGACTGGTCCCATGAACTGTGCACTCCCGCCGAGCAGTTGCTGTGGGCCCGGCTTTCGGTGTTCGCGGGTTCGTTCGAGCTCGCCGCGGCCGAACAGGTCTGCGGGGGCGGCGAGTTGCCCGTGGGAGAGGTGCTCGGGCAGCTCATCGGGCTCGTCGACAAGTCCGTGGTGCAGCGGCTCGGCGAGTCGGGGAACCGTTA contains these protein-coding regions:
- a CDS encoding HAD family hydrolase; translated protein: MGKLLRGAHIVWDWNGTLLHDIHTVIEATNASFAEIGLESITLERYRDLYCVPIPKFYERLIGRLPSDEEWRVMDAVFHKHYWARVESCGLTEGAARLLAERRADGRTQSLLSLAPHEHLVPIVRRHGIEEHFVRIDGRTDDSHAGKAERMVRHLDALGGAVAVERVVVVGDAVDDAVAAAHVGARAVLYTGGSHSRRSLEVAGVPVVDSLAEAVAEAERLAA